From Archaeoglobus sulfaticallidus PM70-1:
CTTGAAGTATCAGTCGCTAAACCTATAGAAAAGGCAATATCAGGAGTAGTTATAGCGATCGCATTGCTGCTGATACTGGCAGTGCTGCTGATACTGCTGCTTTTCAGAAGAAGAAAGAGAGAAAAGATTTTAGAAGAAATCTACGGAAACCTGAAGCGGTCCCTTGAGACCAGCCGGGAGTGCGTTGGAGATGTTAAAGAAATGAACGAAGGGTTGAAAAAATTCGTGTGAGGTGGGTGTGTATGGTAAAAATTGAAGAAGTTCTTGAAGTTGCAAAAGACTTGCTAAAAAGCGTTGATGATCTGAAAACTGAGATTAAGATACTGAAAGAGAATGTTTCGAGAGTGGAATCGATGGTGCTAACGAAGTTGCATGAAATGGATGCTGTAAAGAGAGAACTCGAAGAGATAAAAAATAAAATTGAAGACCTCAAGAAAGAGTAATCTGTCGAAACGACGAAACTAGCTATTGAACAACAAGAAATAACTCCTACCACACCTAAGACAGACCAAAAAGATAGAAGAAGAAAGTGGAGGTTAAAATTTTTCGATTTTATTTTTATTTTATTTCATTTCTTTTAAAGATTTGGCTAGGCAGTGTTCTAAGAATGATGTTCTAAGAATGATGATAACGATTATATACTTCATGGGATAAATTGAAACCATGGGTAATACTCATCATAATGATGAAAATAGAAGTCGAATCGAAAGTAAGCGTAATTCTTCAGGTGGTGATAAGGTTCTCATGAAATTGGATGAGATCGACATTTTAGTACTTAGAGTTCTTGCGGAAGATGCGAGGACAACTCTCAGAGAGCTCGCCGAGAAAACTGGCTTGGCAGTCTCAACAATTCACAGCAGAATAACTAAGCTTATTTCAGAAGGCGTGATCGAGAAATTTGCAGTGGTAATCGATCCTGAAAAGTTTGGATATATTACATCCTTTATCCTTCTCGACGTGGATACTGCAAAAACCAGAGATGTTTTAGAAGAGTTAGTGAAAAAAGAGTGTCTTCTTGAAGTGTACGAATCTTTGGGGAAGTTTAATATTGTTTTAAAGGTTAGGGTGAAGGATTTCGAAGCTTTGAGGAATTTTATCAATGAAATCTCGGAAATTGATGGTGTTATGGAATTTGAATGGTTTCTTACAACGAAAAGGTACAAGGAGGACACTTGGAAACCGGAGGTGGAATTGTGATTGTATCTCTTCTCACCTTGGCCCTTCTTTTGCTTGGCAGCGCACTCATAATTTATATATACGATGCCTATAGAAAAATCAATCAAAATTATTTGCTTTTACTTTCAGTAGGTTTCTTTGTTCTCGTGATAGGTGGAGCTTTACCAGGAATGCACAAGACGATCGGATTGAGTGTGGATGGTGATGCTGTGTTAATAATGTCATTGTTAATGCAGATGATAGGAATAATTTTGATATTTTACTCCGTTGTAAAATGAGACACAAAAAGATAGCAAAAAAGTGGCGATTGATATCGCTTGCGAGACAGATAGAAGAAGGTATAGCATACGAATTCTTAAGGAGAGCTTTAAATTTAAAAGAGGCATCAAAAATTCTTAACGAGGTCGCTTTTGAATGTGGTGAGAAAGAAAGAGAGAAAATCAGAAGAGCGTTGGGAACAGAAGATCCTGTTGATCTTGTTGAAACCATTTTAATGCTCTCAGGCGTCAAGTACAAGGTGGGAGAATATATCGAAATATATGACTGTTTTCTTCCAGCCTATGGATGCATACCAATGAAATCCGTATGTGAGTCCTTTCTTGAGGGTATTAGTCCAAAAATCAAACTTAGTGAAGGTATCTGCGAGAATAGGGGTAAATGTCTAATTATTATTCTCTAAATTTATTTTCAATAATTTATATTTTCGTAAACTTTTTCTCTTTTTCCCAATTCAACCGAAAGTTTTATTAATCATTATAGTCATAGTAGTAATTGTGAAGATAATAATGAGGAGGGGGTGAGAAAATGAAAAGTTGGATTAGAAAAATTAAAAAGGATGAGAAGGCTGTGAGCCCAGTGATCGGCGTGATACTGATGGTGGCAATAACAGTGATACTGGCAGGCGTGATTGCGAGTTTTGTCTTCGGTTTCGGGCAGAAAATGGGGACTGCAGCACCAAATGCACAACTTGTTTTGTCTGATGCTGTAGACGAACTAACATCGACTGGCAATGAAAACATATTCTACATGGACCACAATGGTGGAGATGCGTTGCCGTGCAAGGATCTAAGGATTCTGGTTTACTACAAGCAGACAGGATCACTATACAAGCAATTTGACTACGATGAGTCGAACGATTACTTCTACTCTTCAGATGGAATAACTGGATCAGGTATGGGTAGCAACGACCTCTTTGAGCCAGGAGAAAGAATAACATTTACTGAAGACGGCGACACTAACTGGGGTGCAGGAACGTACACAGTCAAGGTGCTCCACATACCCAGCGGAAACTTCATATTCACAGGTGATGTGACGGTTAGATAACCAAATCTTTAACTTTTTAATTTTTTGTAGCTATGAAGAAGGTCAAGCTTTTGTTCATCTGTTTAACTCTTTTAATTTTAGTATACCCGGTATCTGCTACAGCAATTTCACTTACAGGAGATGCTGATGCGGCACGGAACAGCAGGTTTAACGTAACTGTTAAAGTTACAGGTAACAACATTGGAGCTTTTCAGATATGTGTTCTGGTTCCAGAAGGTAT
This genomic window contains:
- a CDS encoding Lrp/AsnC family transcriptional regulator → MGNTHHNDENRSRIESKRNSSGGDKVLMKLDEIDILVLRVLAEDARTTLRELAEKTGLAVSTIHSRITKLISEGVIEKFAVVIDPEKFGYITSFILLDVDTAKTRDVLEELVKKECLLEVYESLGKFNIVLKVRVKDFEALRNFINEISEIDGVMEFEWFLTTKRYKEDTWKPEVEL
- a CDS encoding DUF7521 family protein; its protein translation is MIVSLLTLALLLLGSALIIYIYDAYRKINQNYLLLLSVGFFVLVIGGALPGMHKTIGLSVDGDAVLIMSLLMQMIGIILIFYSVVK
- a CDS encoding type IV pilin, with amino-acid sequence MKSWIRKIKKDEKAVSPVIGVILMVAITVILAGVIASFVFGFGQKMGTAAPNAQLVLSDAVDELTSTGNENIFYMDHNGGDALPCKDLRILVYYKQTGSLYKQFDYDESNDYFYSSDGITGSGMGSNDLFEPGERITFTEDGDTNWGAGTYTVKVLHIPSGNFIFTGDVTVR